GGTTATATGTATATGTGCTGGATGGTACCGGATTTGTCGCAACCGTAAATGCACCCTTCCAGGTGAAAAGATAAAATAATTTTTTAGGCATTCTCTTAATGGGGTTTGTTAGTAAAACCACGGATTTCTATAAGTGTCATTCGTGGTTTTGCTGATTATTATGGATGTCTTATGTTTTTTTTATTTAAAATAAAACATGAAAATAGTCGCAGGTTGTAAATTTTTGTGTATGTTTGTGGTAGTTCGAAATTTTTATTGCAGGCATTTCTTTTGTTGTTGCTGAGATCATTTGCATCATTAACTATACTGGCAATCAGAATGCAACAAAGTTGGGCAGATTAACAGGAGAAATAGGCCATCACTATTTTTTGATATAAAATTACTATATGGGGATATCGGAAGTTACAGCTTACAAGCTGAAATTATTAATCAATTATAATAGAAGATGGAAGGACTTTTGGTTCAAAGATCTGGTATGGTTGAGAGCAGAATGGAATTACACACAATTATGTGTGCATCATGTAGACTATGTATAATATATCGGTTCCATCGGGAAAATAGAAAAAATGTTACCTGAAGTGTTTTTCAGATCTCACCGGTCCTGTATTGTCAATATAGCTTATATCGATAGTCTCGAAAAGAACCAGATAACCACCGTAACCGGCCATCAATTCCCTATTGTTAGAAATAAATTTGGTGAATTGAAGAAACTGCTTCTGGAAATGCCGAGGATCACCATTCCCAATTGTGGAATGTGAAAATTGTAAGGAATGGGAAACTTGTGAAGATACCCGTCCGTTTTTTACCATTCGTTATATTCAGGTGAAAAATGAAATAATAATTATAAAGCTAACCGTATTATTGTATTTGTTTTCAAAAAAAGATTTAACACGAGTATGGAAAAGTCAATATGTTTAGTGTCAAATTCTTTAGAACGGATAATCCATGAAATAATGATTTATAGTTTTACATCCGGTATCGGATTATTGGACGGAAAAATGGGTATCAGCATTCTATTGTATCACTATGCCCGGTATGTAGATGATAAGAAAATTGAAGCATATGTCAAACATCTTTTCAATGAAGTAGAAGCAGGATTAACTGTAACCACACCATTGGGTTTTGCTTCGGGTATTAGCGGGATTGCATGGGGCATTCACCATTTAATTGAACAGGGGTTTATCCAAGTTGATGATATCGATGAAGCATTATCAGATTTAGACGATGCTTTATGGAATGATACAGACAAGTGGAAAGTTGATGATCATTCTGTTTTTGATATTGGCTGGTACATGCAAGCAAGAATGAAAACAACCGGAATGCAAAAAGAATGGCAAAAAAAAACACTTGATTGGCTTGACCGGATATATCATTTGTTTGATGTTGATCATGCTGATTCAGAAGTATTTTTCCCTGTCCTTTATTGTTGCTATTGCTTTCATTCGGTTGAAGAACTGAAGCCATCGGTAGAAGCGTTATATGATCGGATTTCATTGATTTTCAAACATCCGTTTCTTGATGAACAAAATGATCCGGCATTAACGAATTTTACTTCATTTTTGAATGCCGAATGGCAAAACAAATGCTCACTCCAGGAGATCAATGCCTATTTTTTACATCGCTTTTTTATGGGAGAAGGTGGAGATATTCCTTTATCGTATCAAAATGAAATTTACGAAATTGTTTCTGAAAAAAAACGGATAGATGAGATGCTTAATCCTCAAAATATCGGTTTGGGAAAATATGTAGGTGGACTTGCCCTGGCTTTGTTACAATTGCTTGACGAAACCAATAATTCACAAAATAATAAAACATTTGCTCACTCTTTCTCCTGGGTTAACTCAAAAAAACATTCTGTTTCTCAACAGAAACCGG
Above is a window of Bacteroidales bacterium DNA encoding:
- a CDS encoding LytTR family transcriptional regulator translates to MEKMLPEVFFRSHRSCIVNIAYIDSLEKNQITTVTGHQFPIVRNKFGELKKLLLEMPRITIPNCGM
- a CDS encoding 4Fe-4S cluster-binding domain-containing protein, which translates into the protein MIYSFTSGIGLLDGKMGISILLYHYARYVDDKKIEAYVKHLFNEVEAGLTVTTPLGFASGISGIAWGIHHLIEQGFIQVDDIDEALSDLDDALWNDTDKWKVDDHSVFDIGWYMQARMKTTGMQKEWQKKTLDWLDRIYHLFDVDHADSEVFFPVLYCCYCFHSVEELKPSVEALYDRISLIFKHPFLDEQNDPALTNFTSFLNAEWQNKCSLQEINAYFLHRFFMGEGGDIPLSYQNEIYEIVSEKKRIDEMLNPQNIGLGKYVGGLALALLQLLDETNNSQNNKTFAHSFSWVNSKKHSVSQQKPETVRYSGFGFEVHLTEHCNLNCKGCSHFSPLAKKEFMNIEVFTKDMVRMSQLLGNNDVRRIRLLGGEPLLHPQVNDFMKVASEHFPDIRRELVTNGLLLSNMSDSFWETCRTTGTIIIISRYPISIDFAGLERKSYAKGVKIIIDSNEPAKEFRKDIYDIAGLQNEQLSHSRCTLAGHCCQLNNGRFYPCTISAYFHHFNRYFNLGISLSDDNYIDIYKARSKEEFYQLIAAPVPNCKYCNLEAQEFGLKWEYSKKNMNEWT